One Pseudomonas sp. HOU2 genomic window carries:
- a CDS encoding FadR/GntR family transcriptional regulator: MTDISPLIKRSLVDQALDQLRQRITDGVWQVGERLPTEPELCAELGISRNTVREAMRVLAFSGLIEIRQGDGSYLRAVVDPMDTLKALSRCSLEQARETRHILEVEAIGLAALRRTDEDLLALREALGTSGSHYHGDLDTYISCDLVFHRRLVDAAHNPTLSELYRYFSSIVGAQLRQTLNIVPRRQEVFDLHIELLDAVEQRDPERAKAISRQLINEP, encoded by the coding sequence ATGACAGACATCTCACCTTTGATCAAGCGATCCCTGGTCGATCAGGCTCTGGATCAACTGCGCCAGCGCATCACCGATGGCGTGTGGCAGGTCGGCGAACGGCTGCCGACGGAGCCTGAGCTGTGCGCCGAACTGGGCATCAGTCGCAACACCGTGCGCGAAGCCATGCGCGTGCTGGCGTTTTCCGGGTTGATCGAAATCCGTCAGGGCGATGGCAGTTACCTGCGGGCGGTGGTCGATCCGATGGACACGCTCAAGGCGTTGTCCCGTTGCTCGCTGGAGCAGGCGCGTGAGACCCGGCACATCCTTGAAGTGGAAGCGATCGGCCTGGCCGCGCTGCGTCGCACCGATGAAGACCTGCTCGCCCTGCGCGAAGCGCTCGGCACCAGCGGCAGCCATTACCACGGCGATCTCGACACTTACATTTCCTGCGATCTGGTGTTCCACCGCCGTCTGGTGGACGCCGCGCACAACCCGACCCTCAGCGAGTTGTATCGCTATTTCTCCAGCATCGTCGGCGCGCAATTGCGCCAGACGCTGAACATCGTCCCGCGCCGTCAGGAAGTGTTCGACCTGCACATCGAGTTGCTCGATGCCGTCGAACAACGCGACCCGGAACGGGCCAAAGCCATATCGAGGCAGTTGATCAATGAACCTTGA
- a CDS encoding amino acid ABC transporter ATP-binding protein, whose protein sequence is MSEAIKKPVGPEGIIQMQGVNKWYGQFHVLKDINLNVKQGERIVLCGPSGSGKSTTIRCLNRLEEHQQGRIVVDGVELTNDLKQIEAIRREVGMVFQHFNLFPHLTILQNCTLAPMWVRKMPKRKAEEIAMHYLERVRIPEQAHKFPGQLSGGQQQRVAIARALCMKPKIMLFDEPTSALDPEMVKEVLDTMIGLAEDGMTMLCVTHEMGFARTVANRVIFMDKGEIVEQAAPNDFFDNPQNDRTKLFLSQILH, encoded by the coding sequence ATGAGCGAAGCAATCAAAAAGCCTGTCGGCCCTGAAGGCATTATCCAGATGCAGGGCGTGAACAAGTGGTACGGCCAGTTCCACGTGCTGAAAGACATCAACCTCAACGTCAAGCAGGGCGAGCGCATCGTCCTGTGCGGTCCGTCGGGTTCCGGCAAGTCGACCACCATCCGCTGCCTCAATCGTCTGGAAGAACACCAGCAGGGTCGCATCGTTGTCGACGGCGTGGAGCTGACCAACGACCTCAAGCAGATCGAAGCGATTCGCCGCGAAGTCGGCATGGTGTTCCAGCACTTCAACCTGTTCCCGCACCTGACCATCCTGCAGAACTGCACGCTGGCGCCGATGTGGGTGCGCAAGATGCCCAAGCGCAAGGCCGAGGAAATCGCCATGCATTACCTGGAGCGCGTACGCATTCCGGAGCAGGCGCATAAATTCCCCGGGCAACTGTCCGGCGGTCAGCAACAGCGCGTGGCGATTGCTCGCGCGCTGTGCATGAAACCGAAAATCATGCTGTTCGACGAACCGACCTCGGCCCTCGACCCGGAGATGGTCAAAGAGGTACTGGACACCATGATCGGCCTCGCCGAAGACGGCATGACCATGCTCTGCGTGACCCACGAAATGGGCTTCGCCCGCACCGTGGCCAACCGGGTGATCTTCATGGACAAGGGCGAGATCGTCGAGCAGGCGGCACCGAATGACTTCTTCGACAATCCGCAGAATGACCGTACCAAGCTGTTCCTGAGCCAGATCCTGCATTGA